From Salvia splendens isolate huo1 chromosome 16, SspV2, whole genome shotgun sequence, a single genomic window includes:
- the LOC121771743 gene encoding probable myosin-binding protein 4, producing MAANRFATMLHRNTNKITLILIYAVLEWILIFLLLLNSLFSYMIIKFAEFFGLKPPCLWCTRIDHVLDPAKGGRNMHRDLLCEAHCKEISRLGYCSNHRKLVESEAMCEDCLSSRPEVEGSAKNLAVFPWVKGFGVMQKSVETVGENCGVSLNCSCCGVCLDDGGKYSSYVLLKTSSLDDLESAQRENLIIDDDRVREVFDDSTEKILDSAADFGGVEKVENIGDLEANEDDEKEAGCVSENFDEAKFLEIGEDVVLEVERERETVEEEKSVLIMKDKSVQVCVEEDEIPPQHLEFFLDYSGHTLVPIELIDSMTDEHQGEEDDGIEGDDDGNDQARVDEREPLVLGGESRQEKKADAFLDVDINEEPTYTMLEVMEMEEDENSLVFHAKDSHFETTFPLARWPSVEVNDDQEMAGVPVEEQPDDRADNNVACEEAAQENNENEADVSIGTEIPDLDIADEMIQIQDSVHLIESSREDSSTSCADLYALYDDHGPRQVVEQVVEPESLSFEDREHMKENEPLFQSEVNETEEEEDKFPDTPTSVDSLNQLHKKFSQLEKRDSGTEESLDGSVTSELEGGDGVVTVEGLKAALRSERKALQSLYAELEEERSASAVAANQTMAMINRLQEEKAAMQMEALQYQRMMEEQSEYDQEALQLMNELMVKREREKKEVEKELEEYRKKLFEYETREKVRMLRKSKNGSTRSGFSSASCSNAEDSDGLSIDLNQDAKEEEGSYTHKEKYENQSTPIDAVVNLEQSLADFEDERMSILEQLKVLEEKLLTLDDEDEDDDDMEQHFGEENGHHHINGETNGHANGFAKETTNGRPHHQHRRIAGHKGKSLLPLFDAICDENGDAMLNGNGVHDSSHDESEFEMENKKLAMEEEVDHLYERLQALEADREFLKHCMSSMKKGDKGMDLLQEILQHLRDLRNVELRARSMGDGAIV from the exons ATGGCTGCAAACAGATTTGCAACGATGTTGCACAGAAACACCAACAAAATCACACTGATTCTCATCTACGCAGTGCTGGAATGGATTCtgatcttcctcctcctcctgaACTCCCTCTTCTCCTATATGATCATCAAATTCGCGGAGTTTTTCGGGCTCAAGCCGCCGTGCTTGTGGTGCACGAGAATCGATCATGTTCTCGATCCCGCGAAAGGGGGTAGGAACATGCACCGGGATCTTCTCTGCGAAGCCCACTGCAAGGAGATTTCGAGGCTGGGTTACTGTTCGAATCATCGGAAGCTGGTGGAATCCGAGGCTATGTGTGAGGATTGCTTGTCCTCGCGCCCCGAGGTTGAGGGATCGGCGAAGAATTTGGCGGTGTTTCCATGGGTGAAAGGGTTTGGGGTAATGCAGAAAAGTGTGGAAACGGTAGGTGAGAATTGTGGGGTGAGTTTGAACTGTTCCTGTTGTGGTGTGTGTTTGGATGATGGTGGTAAATATTCTTCTTATGTTCtgctcaagacctcgtctttggATGATTTGGAGAGTGCCCAGAGAGAGAATTTGATTATTGATGATGATCGAGTTCGAGAAGTGTTTGATGATTCTACTGAGAAGATTCTGGATTCTGCTGCTGATTTTGGTGGCGTTGAGAAGGTTGAGAATATTGGGGATTTGGAAGCAAATGAAGATGATGAAAAAGAGGCTGGATGTGTTTCTGAGAATTTTGACGAGGCAAAATTTTTGGAAATAGGAGAGGATGTGGTGTTGGaggtggagagagaaagggaAACTGTGGAGGAAGAGAAATCGGTTTTAATTATGAAGGATAAGTCTGTGCAGGTgtgtgttgaagaagatgagatTCCACCTCAGCATCTGGAGTTTTTCCTGGATTACAGTGGTCACACATTGGTTCCGATTGAATTGATCGATTCGATGACGGATGAGCATCAGGGTGAGGAGGATGACGGGATTGAAGGTGATGATGATGGCAATGATCAAGCTCGGGTTGATGAGAGAGAGCCATTGGTTTTGGGGGGTGAGAGCAGACAGGAGAAGAAGGCTGATGCATTTCTTGATGTTGATATCAATGAGGAACCTACATACACGATGCTTGAGGTCATGGAAATGGAAGAGGATGAAAACTCTCTTGTGTTTCATGCGAAAGACTCTCATTTTGAGACAACGTTTCCACTGGCACGGTGGCCTTCTGTGGAGGTGAATGATGATCAAGAAATGGCTGGAGTACCGGTTGAGGAACAACCAGATGATCGTGCAG ATAATAATGTAGCATGTGAGGAGGCTGCTCAggaaaacaatgaaaatgaAGCAGATGTCTCCATTGGAACTGAAATTCCTGACTTGGATATAGCAGATGAGATGATTCAAATTCAAGATTCTGTTCATTTGATTGAAAGCAGTCGAGAAGATTCTTCAACGAGCTGTGCTGATCTTTATGCACTATACGATGATCATG GTCCTAGGCAAGTTGTGGAGCAGGTTGTGGAGCCAGAATCGTTATCCTTTGAGGATAGGGAGCATATGAAGGAGAACGAGCCTTTGTTTCAGTCAGAGGTGAATGAGACTGAGGAGGAAGAGGATAAGTTTCCTGATACACCGACGTCTGTGGATAGCCTGAACCAGTTGCACAAGAAGTTTTCACAGCTCGAGAAGAGGGATTCAGGGACTGAAGAGTCATTGGATGGGAGTGTGACGAGTGAGTTGGAAGGCGGTGATGGTGTTGTCACTGTTGAGGGGTTGAAGGCAGCACTGAGATCAGAACGTAAGGCATTGCAATCATTGTATGCTGAGTTGGAAGAGGAGCGGAGTGCCTCTGCTGTGGCAGCCAATCAGACAATGGCGATGATAAACAGACTGCAGGAAGAGAAGGCAGCGATGCAGATGGAGGCGCTTCAGTATCAGAGGATGATGGAGGAGCAGTCAGAATATGACCAAGAAGCTCTGCAGCTCATGAATGAACTTATGgtgaagagagagagggagaagaaggAGGTGGAGAAGGAGTTGGAAGAGTATAGGAAGAAGCTATTCGAGTATGAGACGAGGGAGAAGGTGAGGATGTTGAGGAAGAGCAAAAACGGGAGCACGAGGAGTGGATTCTCATCGGCTTCTTGTAGCAACGCTGAGGATAGCGATGGATTGTCCATTGATCTGAATCAAGATGCCAAGGAAGAAGAGGGCTCTTACACCCATAAAGAAAAATACGAAAACCAGAGCACGCCTATCGATGCAGTCGTCAACTTGGAGCAATCTTTAGCCGATTTTGAGGATGAGAGGATGTCCATACTCGAGCAGCTCAAGGTCCTAGAAGAGAAGCTCTTGACATTggatgatgaggatgaggatgacgATGACATGGAGCAACATTTTGGGGAGGAAAATGGCCATCATCATATCAATGGTGAAACAAATGGACATGCAAATGGCTTTGCTAAAGAAACAACCAACGGGAGGCCTCATCATCAACACAGGAGAATCGCGGGCCACAAGGGAAAATCGCTGCTCCCCCTCTTCGATGCAATCTGTGATGAAAACGGAGACGCCATGCTGAACGGAAACGGAGTGCATGATTCCTCTCACGATGAATCAGAGTTCGAAATGGAGAACAAGAAGCTCGCCATGGAAGAGGAGGTCGACCATCTCTACGAGAGACTACAAGCCCTCGAGGCAGACAGGGAGTTTCTCAAGCACTGCATGAGCTCTATGAAGAAAGGTGACAAGGGTATGGATCTCCTCCAAGAAATCCTGCAGCATCTGCGAGACCTCCGCAACGTGGAGCTTCGAGCTAGAAGCATGGGCGACGGCGCGATAGTATGA